Genomic window (Molothrus ater isolate BHLD 08-10-18 breed brown headed cowbird chromosome 7, BPBGC_Mater_1.1, whole genome shotgun sequence):
tccctgcacaccccacaGTTACTCCGCTCTCCGGTGGGCTTGGTCCAGCTgccctctgcagcactgcttgtGGTGCTTCCCAAGTGCCACTGGCAGTCAGGGACATGGACGCAGAGCGTGTCACCGAAGCAGTCACTTTCCTGgtctctgcagtgccaggcGATGACGTTTGGGATTCTTTCCCCTGGCTCGGCTTCTGCAGCAGAGCCCGCCCCACTCTGCAGTGCCGAGCCCCGCAGCAGGGTCCAGGCTGGGTGggcagtgcagtgctgctggctctgcctccctcagcCCACTGGGGCACCTGGCATCAGCCAAGACCCAGCCAATGCTTGATCCTCGCTGGACCATCAGCAGCTCCCATGGATACTCCCAGCCTCTCTAAAATAATGGCTTGATTTTGGAAGGACAGCtgatatttcaggaaaataatgtaATTCCTTTTATATATCCTTTAATCTGCTGGCAGACAAAAGGAGAAAGAGTTGATGTTCCTTATCCCAGGAAATGCTATTTCCTTGGCACTCAGGGTCTTGCCAAAGGCTTACAGACATGTGCCGGTGCTTCTGGTCACTGAGTCATGGTGGACCCAGCTGCAATGAGCATTGGCTTTCATCACCTCATAGGGGGAAGTTTCTGATGCACTTACGCAGTGTGACATTCactgaaaatactgttttcattGGCAAGTTGTTCCAGAAGTAACTAAAAGAGTGATTTGGAAGTGGCTGAATTACAGCACGATgttcccatcccctccctgctcaccccaaCTTTCCAAAATTAGctttaattaaacaaattaagTGAGGACCCATTATTCTTTGAATAACTCTTAATAATTCTAATAACATTGTTGAGGTAGTGGTTAAACAGGTTCAAGCCACTGGTTTTGCTCAAGGTCTCACAATCAAAAAGCCCTGAAAACAGCCCAGACAAGGTTTTCTGGCTTTCCTAAGGACATCTAACATCCTGCTGCTACTACATTGCATTTCCCTCACTCTGTGTCTGACCTCTGCTTGcaacactgcagcagctcatgTGAGCTAATGGGAATTCTGCATCCTAGATCTCTGCAGATGCATCTCTAAGGTACCTAAATTTCTTCTAAACCTGCAATTAACACAAACCTCAAGGTTTTATCTCCCACAAATGTATCAGGGCACAGAGATACGTACTCTTATCCTGCTGTCCTGTTGCAGTGGGGAAAATTATGTTCCAAACCATCATCCTGGGGAGCTTGGCAGGGAAAGGCTACAGTTTCATCCAGTGACCTTGATACAAAAGATTGCAGTAGTGGTTCTGCCATCACAACAAAACGAGCCATTCTCCCTGGACTGAGCTTGCTTTGGTGGAGGTTAATGCCTGAGCCCATAAGTGGGGTTCACCAGATAAAGGAGAAAACCAGGAAATCGGCTGGGAGTTTCCTGGAGGGGAGGGCAGGTGTTTGgctgggatgtggctgtgccCACTGCAGTGTGACTGCGCTAGAGCTCTGCATCATTGTATCAGTGCAGATATtcagaacaagaggaaatggcctcagggtGTGCCCcaggaggtttagattggacattagaaaaaatttcttcatggaaagggtggtcaggcactggcacaggctctcCAGgacagtggtggagtccccatcccaggAACTGCTAAAAAGGCACAttgatgtggcacttggggacagggtttTTTACTTTGACAGTGCTGGGGAAACAGTTGGGCTTGGTGTTCatagagatcttttccaacctaaatgattctgtaaGGCTGTGATCTcagctggaggggagcagggaaatgggagCAGGTGACTGAGAAAGAAGCCTCCAGAGATGCCTGCTGTGGGGGCCAGAGCAGGACGTTcatctcctgtgctgcttttaatGATTatgggcaggggagaggcaggaataTCCTCCTGGCTGATGTACTAGGACGGCACACGGCATCTTTTTTGGTAAAATGTTTCCACCAAAGCTGGAGAGTGGAGAGGAGGAAAGGTCAACCAAAATGACTACAGCTATGGAaaatggcagcagctggaattgcaGCTTTGTTCCCAAATGGCATTTGTTGTCACTTGTGTAGATGGTGCTACtgccctcccacagcagctgaagctCGTTGGTGGCTGATGCATTTCCATGTGGTTTAaggtttttcctccttccaaCCCTGTCTTGACCTGGCCAGACTGTGCCAGTCGTCATAATCCCGAGCTGGCTGCATTGCCGAGCTTCCCAGCCTCTAAAACACCGTGCTGGAAATCTCCGGATTAGGTCTTAACGGCAAGATGAAATCAGCGGGAGATGAGTGGGGAGAAAGCTCCTGCTTACACAGATGGACAGGCAGCCCTCCTTGAGAAAATGGGCTAGAAAGCCTGAAATGTCAGAAAAACATCCTCTTTCCTGGCCTCTCtggcttttctctgcttttaacacATCCATCATTTTCCAAGGGTCAGAAAACCCTGCTCTGAGTTTTGTGAAGACACCCTCACAGAGGAAGATGCTGTCTTGAGTGTTGGATGTTCTGTCCCAGATGTTAATTCCCAGCACTAAATTCTGCCACCCCTGTTTGAAATCCTGGCTGTGGGACATTGCAGTGTGCTGGAGGATGCCAAGGGTTTGTGGCTGTCTTTAACATCTGTGCTGGTGGGGTTTGTGGAACACCAAAGAGTCTGGGAAGTGTGGTGGATGTTTTCCAGGATGGCATTACCACTGAGCAACCAAGATGCTCCAGGGTGGGGTTTTGGGTGTAGTCCTTCAGGaaggtggcacagcagggattgCACAGACCAaggccctgcccaccctgctcttTACCTGCACAAGTCATCAAGGGCTCTTGGTCAACAGGGCTCTGAGGTGTTGGATTTTATCAGCCTGCACTGACtaggagaagctgtggctgccccatccctggaagtgtccaaggccaggttggacagggcttggagcaacctgggagaatggaaggtgtccctgcccatagcaggggggTGGAACATGAgcattaaggtcccttccaacccaaaccattttgtgattctgtgatatgcCTACAAGAAAGTGGGATTTTCTAGAGGCCCTGTGATGGGTGTGGGGGGGTGATGGAgactttttcctttgcattgGCTTGGTGGCACCTGTGAACTTTCCACTCAAACATTTCAGGGAGGGGGGTGAGTTATGCCAGTGGGGCATCTTTGCACAGAGTTGTCctctctgtttgtttttggaCGGCTTGAACATAACATTCCTATGTCCCCCAAAAACAACTCTAGGAAGCAAAGGTTGCTTGCATGGGGCTCGTGCACCCAGCGAGCCCTAGGAATGCATGGCAGGAAGAGGAAGTGGAGAACAAGGGCTGCCTTCAGCAAGCACAGAGCCAGCAATGTCCCCTACCCCCCCCTTCAGGGATTTGGGCTCTGCTCAAGCTCATCTGAGCCTCCTGCCATCAGGGATAGCATCCCTGATAGGATATCAGAGGCATGATTCCCTGGATCCCAGCATCTGCTTTTTCCAACTCCTGTATGGAAGCTAGGCTGGAGAGCAAcatccagcccagagctccatttcccttctcctgtTCTGTTTCATGTGCCTCCTCCTGTATGGGAGATGATTGTGttattaaattaattcaatACACAGTGTTCAGATTTCCCCTAATTGGAAGGGAATTGCTCCAATTTTAGGGATGTGTTGGTATTTGTGAGGTATCGGCAAGCATAAACACAAGAGCGCCAGCTGAGGCAATTGTTCCAACCtctaaaaaatgggaaaagagaaaaattggaGTGTGTACTTTTGCACGTGGGGAAAGAGGAGTCTTCCTGCTGGTCTGGGCTTTCATTTTTCCCTCCTATGCCTTGTTCTCTGATTCCTGAGTTGCTTTTTCAGACATAGGAGATTTCTGATAGATTAAGGAAATTTCCCAgaatttaatatatttgaaCCAAGGAAGAACCAGGAAGAACAAGGAAGATTGCTCTGAGAACTGATGATGTCTTCTCCAGGCACTTTTGCAAAGGCAGCTGCAATTAACAGGTCTATTTACTGTGGCATGGGATCATCCTTTGGAAGGACATAGTCCTGCTTTGGGGCAGATCTCCCCTTGTTGTGGTGCAAAACCTTTTGGCTGCTCCTCATGCATGGAAGAAGGATGCTCCAGTCCTCCACCTGTGGTTGCCCAGGTGTGATGCTTGGCAGAGCCTCGCTTGACTCACTGTGCAACTTCCCTTCTGGGGCCTAGCTTGACACTTCTGTCTCCTAATTCCATGTCTTTGAcctctgtggggctgcaccTGCTTCGcactgggctggagctgggctctgtaTCTCCTCTGTCCGTTGGGCCGCATGTAATGGTGTCCTCGGGGCTTTCAAGTGGGGGACAAAGGAGCCATTTCAAAGCTGTGGTGAACAAGGCAGAACACAAGGTGAAGAGGAAGGGGCTGAGATTGTTCTCTCCAGGCAGGGAATGCTCTGAAATGCTCAAAATGACACTCTGGGGGATAATTTTCCCAGCCCTTTGTCCATGTAGAAGGAGGGCTGTTGGGGGAGGCCTGTGCCCAGAGTAAATGCTTCGGATCTGTTGTTGCCATGCCCTCCATTGAGCTCATGAGCCCCCTATAAAACACTTACCTTTCACTAGTATGATTAAGAAAAGGCCAATATAGCTTTCCTGCTCACTGGAGCATGAAGCGTGTTTAATTTAATAATGCTGATAAAGCCAGGAGCATTTGGCTAACACATGACCCACTTTTTCAATCAATTGGAAGCATTTACGTAACAGCCTGATGCAGGGTTCCTCCTGCAAGGGatgtggagctggggatggcaaacaccctccctgccacaggacCAGGGCGAATGGCTTTAGACTGAAAGAAGGGAGGATTAGATgagattttaggaagaaattcttccttgtgaggatggagaggccctggcacagggtgcctggagaagctggatccctggaagtgtccaaggcgAGGTTGGActccagggcttggagcagcctgggacagtggaaggtgtcgctgcccatggcaggggagtggaATGGGATATcttaagttcccttccaacccaaaccattttatgattctgtgatgtctCTGGTGAGGAGTTTGTCTCCTGGCACATTGTGAGCACTGGAAATGCTGACCTCCACCTGTCTGCTTATTGACCCTTTCTGGCACTGCCTCCCATGCATAGGAGTCAGCCTGGGGTTAACCAACACAGCTAGTTACTATTTTCCTTCATTGTACACCTTACAGTTGGCTCAGTCTTGAAAATTCCTGATCTTGCCTGTTCTGTTACAGTCTCTCAGCCTATTCCTGTTACTTTAGTCTCCAATGTTGTCGCTTTTTCCCTTGGAAATATTCTCCTTCTCCCCACCCTTAAAAGCACCTTTTGGCTTGACATAGAACCAGatagcttgggttggaagggaccttaaagctcatctcatttcacccccaccatgggcagggacaccttccactctcccaggctgctccaagccctgtccaacctggccttggacgctGTCAGGGATCAGGGCCCCACAaccctctgggcagcctgtgctagTGAATCTGTTTTGGTGTTCAGcacatttaatttcttatcCTTCTTGTGAGgattccatctttttttttcatttgtaacATGCAGCAGCCTCAAGCCCCATGTTTGCATGTAGGTCATCAGCAGCCTCATTCCCAGTGAGCCAGTGTCCTTTAGCTTCGGGGAATTCTATCCCCCTGCAAACCACGTGGGTTTATTCGTTTTGGGTTTCATAATAACCTCTGGGAAGAGGTTTTGCATCAAACCCATATCCCAGCCACGGTCTGTGCATTGCTGCTGTTTATTCATCCTGACTTGCATTAAAGCAGTACTTGAGAACTTGTTTATCTTCTGCTTTATTTGCTCACATAAGTCCCTCTCTGAGCAAAGGGAAATGCCAGATGCTTGTGAGCAGGATGAAAAATCTCCCATCTGATACAGACTGAGGGATTAAATAACGCGAGGGAGAATTGCTCTGTATCCCTCAGCATTGCATATAGAAGAATGCTGGCACCTCCCTCTGGGACAGGACTGCTTTCCCCATGcaatgggctgcagggacattTCATATGCCACGTCCTCATGCAGAGATGCTCCTAAAGAGGCATCAGGCGTGAAAAATGAAGGATTTGTTGccattctgtggtttttatttatttcacccTCTTGACTTCAAAACATCAGTGACCCTCTagagggcagaggaggaaagagagagaatggaaaaggaaaacagcatgGTTTCCTTAGATATTTGTGACATGAGTGGCTGGAAGGGGTGTGGTCCACAGTCTGTCCAGCTGGGAGCTCTCAGGTCAGGATGTGTGGCAACCAGGATGCCAGTTCTGTCCTTCTCATTCAGTGCTCCTGGAGTCAGATAGACAATCCTGACCACAGAAAAGGTGCCTTGTGGTTTTCTTTATGCTGGAAATGGTGAACCTTGGTTTGTTAGTTAGGTGCTGTGGTCGCTTTAAAGCCCCACTGCAGCCGCTGGCCCTTGACCAGGCTGCTCATCTGATGCCCGGGTCCAGAGTTGTTTTTTAGCTACTCTGTGGGGTCTGTCCCACCCCGAGGAACTTATTCTGAGAGCCAGCCTTCCccgctgtgtccccaggtgatCCCTCCaaggtgctgcctgtgctgggctgctctcccagctAGCGGACGTCTCCTGTTCCCGGTAGGAAATGGAGTCCAAGGTCTCTGAAGGCGGCCTCAATGTCACCCTCACCATCCGGCTGCTGATGCACGGCAAGGTAAGGGGCTCCCACAGTGGGGGTGTCCTCAcaggtccctgtcccacctgcccagccccatacacagctctgtccagctgtcccagccccaggaatAGCTGTCCTGCTGGTGGGGAGGGCGGCAtggtgctcctgctccctctcatTCCTGCCCCTCaaccctgtccctctgctgggAACAATGTCCACCAGGTCTTCGCTTCATTATAGGGTTGGGTTGGATTCTTATCATGTTTTCTAATGTCAGTTCctctggttttggctttttctctgtGTAGGAAGTTGGAAGCATCATTGGGAAGGTAAGGATGCCTTTTAATGTACCTTTGATACTGCTCCTGCACCTGTGGTGTGGCATATGCCATAGTCACCTCTTCCCTGGGATGTCTTGAAAAGTGTTGGGTGCCTGAGCTAGGTGCTGCATTTGTGAGCCAGAAATTAGGAGAAACCCACAAAGGGGTCAAAAGACCATTCCCCTAAAAACTTCACCAACCACCAAACTGTTTCCAGCTGCTTCACTGGGTGATGGCTGGGCGTCTACAGTCATGTTGCTCTGGTGTTTTCAACAAATAACTTCATTAAGAGATACTAAAAATGTAACACAGATACATTTCAATTATATTTTAAGTAATTCTATAGCCCCTGTCTCTGAGGCCAGAGGACTCCATTTACCTTGTCCAAAAAAGCTTCCTGAGTTGCTCTGGTGTTTCCACAGTGTTTTGGAAAGTCCTGGCTCTACAGgattaggggtttttttgggtggttttaaaagaaaggttTATGTGGCAAAGATTTTCAGCATGAACACGTTTTCCCTGTATGCTTGTGCCTTATTTTTCCATCAGCGTGTCTAACTCTGGGAAAATTCACAGTTGTGAATTTGTATATACATATTTGATCATTTACATGCTCAGCTCTTCAGCTGACCATCACGTGTGAATGCAAGGCCAGGCATCACAGCTCCCATGTTTTTGGCTACACATTGGCATGTGTTAGGGAGATGCATTTTCGGTAGGGTTGTTTTAAAGGTGGAAGCTATGAATTTTCAGTAATGGCTTGGTTTTCCCTCTTGTTTCAGAAAGGAGAGACCGTGAAGAAGATGCGTGAGGAGgtgagcagcctgctctgtggATGATTTGTAGGAGAAAGGGAGTGCAGAGTGGCCAGAGCTGCATATTGCCCTGTGTGATATGTGCAGTAATTCCCAGGGTCAGGACAAGCAAgccagctgtccccagagctcttTGGACCAGTTTTTTCCCTTCACACTCAAACTCCTGTCACATTTTCCAGAGTCAAGTATTTAATGAAACATTAAGTTACTTGTAAGATGCTTTGAGTTTTTCCAGGGTCtttgtgcctgcagctcccagggagtTGTCAGGACAGTGAGCAAAACTCTTCACAGGCAATGACCCCATGAGCTGGTCTTACCTCGATCCCATGGGTTTGCTTTGCGATAAAACATTGGAAACCCTTTCTAAGGGTTGGGATAAGGCAGGGCTGAAATCACTGCAGAGGAGGGGTGGGAGTTTGGAAGGTTAGCTGGAATGCTGTGAGGCTGGCACAGGTATCAGGCTGAGAGAGGACCCAACCTGCTTGGCTGTGGCTATTCCAGGActcctcttctctttccagaGCGGGGCAAGGATCAACATCTCAGAAGGGAACTGCCCTGAGCGGATTGTGACCATCACTGGCCCCACCGATGCCATCTTCAAGGCTTTTGCCATGATCGCCTACAAATTTGAGGAGGTGAGAAATGTGAGGCAgcccatggctggggacagcagtgcctgctTGGATTTTACTAACTGGGACATGGCCTCAGCACAGAACCTTTCACACATCTCTAAGTAGGgtgggtctggagcacaagtctgatggGGAGTAGCTCAGGGGGCTGGGggactcagcctggagaaaaggaggctcaggagggaccttctCACTCTCTACAGCTTCTTGGAAGGAGAGTGTAGCCATTTAGGGGTTGGTcttttctcccaggtaacaagtgacaggaccagaggaaatAACCTCAGGTTTGGGTTGTATATTAGGGAGGATTTCTTCACTGGAAGGTCTGTCAGGCctgggaacaggctgcccagggcagtaGTGGTCATCATCGCTAGAAGTGTTCAAGAGGGAACACTTTAGTCACCTGACCACAATGTGTGTAGATGTGCCACCTGGGCACTGGAGGTGGCTCTGGTCAGGTACCAAGGGCTGATGTGCTGCACTTTTCCTTCCCAAGGACATAACCAACTCCATGAGCAACAGCACCGCTACCAGCAAACCTCCAGTGACACTACGGCTGGTGGTGCCAGCGAGTCAGTGCGGGTCCCTCATTGGCAAGGGGGGCTCAAAGATCAAGGAAATCCGAGAGGTAAGGCAGATTCTATTTCATTATTGCCCTTCAGTGCAGCTCCTTGGAGCTGATCTGCATCCAAGGGGGAGCTGCCTTGGAAAAGGGCATACCTGTGCTGCATCACGGATCACATTGCTTCCCGGGATGGTGTGGCTGATACAGGAGCAGCATCCCACGGGATGCTGTGTGCCGGGCCCTCAGGAGGCGCATTGtgtcagagctggagctggctctgAGTAAAGGCGTTCAGCTGTGggatttctccttcctctctctttctgtctccagTCCACAGGTGCTCAGGTCCAAGTGGCGGGGGACATGCTGCCCAACTCCACAGAGCGGGCGGTGACAATCTCGGGGACACCCGACGCAATTATCCAGTGTGTCAAACAGATCTGTGTGGTGATGCTGGAGGTACAGTCTGTAACAAAGAGGGTAAAGtacatatggaaaaaaaatcccagctggcCCCACcagagtgctgggagctgtagAGCGTCTCTCTCGTACCCTTCACCACGTGTTGTCGGACCACTCTCATTTCCTGGTACCTCTGCTGGAAATACACCCTGTGTCTTTTCCCCACCATTGTCCGTAGTTTCTAGAGTCCCACACTGGAAGCCTGTCTGGTTGGGTGCCCCAAAGGAGGTGGTTTGTGTCAGAACAGGGGGTGGATTTAGGGCAGAGGGGTGCCAGCAAGCTGggacagcctggcctggcatcccagcagcactcaggctgctgtgagaagGATATGGGGGCTACAGACAGCCACTGCTCCAAGAACCTGGTCTGTGCCTCACAAAGACCACaaccaggaggaggaggccagAGCATCCCCTGCACTGGGGGAGCTGGAACTGGGAGCACAAGGCTGTGTTCCAGTGAGGCACAGTGGGAATGGTAGTGAGGAAGGCTGGTGGAGAGCAGGGACTGTAGGGCACATGGATATATGTCCAAGGTGCCCTTTTCTGGGATAAATGGTGACAAGCAGAGCTGCAAGATCTCTGCCATGGAGAAATGCTGCTGTACCAGTTGCTGGAGATGACCTCAGCCACATGCCTCATGTCCACACCTGCCACCTCAGATGGGAGAAGCTCCAGGAGGAAAGCCCCTGGGACACAGGATGGTGACACATTCCACTCCTGGTGCATACCAGAGACAGACAAAACAGGGACCAATGTAAGGCTCTGCCTAGCTGCACAGCCCTTtcacagcaggaaggagcaTGTTTCCCACTGGAAAAGCTTCAGATGTGGATGGCAAGGCTTGGCGAAGGTGATGCAAAGCCAGATGGAAGCATCTTCAGCTTGGCAGCAGCACATCTCAGCAGGGATAGCCGGGAGCCACATTacccatccctgctggctgtgatgctcaggcagctgcactgctgccataGGAATTTTGGATGACCAGGTCGCAGACTGCAGCACCTGATGACATCTGGGTCATCATCAGACTGCAGCAGAGATGAGCCTGAGGTGATGCTTGCCAGGTGTATTAAAAAGTTTTTCTCACAAAGCAAGGTGTGCTGCTCTCTGTACAGCTCAGCCATGGGAAAGAGAAAGACCCACAAGTCTTCTTGCAGTCTGAAATCTGGAAAGTGCCCTGGCTTCAATGGCTCATAGAGATGTTCCATATCACCTTTCAGTCTTAAACAGATAATCCCGTCTCGTCCCCTCCAAGATTTGTAATGCAATAAAAGAACAAGTGGGTTTGCGATGCTGGAGATGTACTTTGATCAGCTTTCCCACAGACAGGTGCTTAGCAGCAGGATTTAGATAATGCTGCTTTCCTACAAGTAGATATCCAAAGAACAtacaggaaattttttttttccatgagatAGTGTAATTTCTATTGCCTGTCTTTATATAGCAGTCACTGAGTTGTTTAATTTTGGGtagaaaggaagaggagagctGAAATCTCTCCTGATCCCTAGAAACTTCCATGTTTCCTATAGCATGTAAGTTGTGCAGGAGAAAACCAGAGGAAGAACCTGGGTGAGCAGCTCCTGCGCATCACACCTGCGGCTCattcactgcagctctgctcagaccTACCCAGGGACATGACAGAGAGCAGCAAGAcgacagaatcatggaatcacagaatgtgtgcgttggaaaggaccttaaaggccatctaattccagccccctgccatgtgcagggacgCCTCTCAGCTGACCACAGGTGCCTTGCAGCACCCACGTCACAGCTCAGATGGTGATGACCTGCACCAAGGCCTGAAGGTGACCCTTTTCCAGTGGTGAGGAAGATGAGGGCAGCCAAAGAGCTTGAGCATGGTGCTGGGTTGCTCAGATGGGCTGTACCTCCCCATCTTGCTGTTTGAGGCTCTCCTCAGGGCGTTCTGAGGAGGGttcccagagcctggagcaggtgatATGGTTTgcgcagagcagagcaaagctgaGGGAGGCAGTTCAGGAGGCCATTTAGGGGCCCGTTCCTTGGCAGGGGATCTCCCATGCCCCAGGTTGTCCTTGTTGCCCATGAAACCCCTCTTTCCCCCGTGTGCTCCTGTCCAGAAACGCGGTGTTACCTGGTGTGGGTGTTGCCGTGGTGGCCCCGGGGGCCATGCTCCGTTAGGTGCTTTCTAACACTCTTTTTGCCGCTGTTTCAGGAAAGCTGTTCTAAtgttctctctccctctccttgtcCCTTTTCCTAGTCCCCACCAAAAGGTGCCACCATTCCCTACCGCCCAAAGCCCGCCTCCACCCCTGTCATTTTTGCAGGTGGTCAGGTAAGAGCCGACCCGCTTGCAGCCTCCACTGCCAACCTCAGCCTTTTACTGCAGCACCAGCCGCTGCCCGTTAGTGCACTCAGGTTTCTTGCCTTCTGACTTGCATGGTGTCATCCCATCCGTTGTGTGCCACGGCAGCTGGACTGAAAGCTCTTTGCTTGGCTCCTGTGATGGATGCTGGACAATGAGCAGAAGGGAacagccagcctggggagaCACAAAGGAAGGGCTAGAATTTACTTCACTAGACCCAAGTTCAGTATTTGTCAGTGGTTGAGAAGGAGAGGATTAGAAAAGCATTGTTGAACAAGAGGATGTCACTGCTCTCTGGTACCTCCAGCTCAATTAGAAATACCTTTTTGTAGCTGTAATTGATCCATCGTAGGAAGGGCTTGTCACAGCTACTTCTCTGTTCAGGGCAGCCACCATGGGAGAGCCGTGTCCCCCTCCTTGGCGCTCAGCTGGTTTGGAGTACTGCTTccccctgtgccagagcctgcaCTGTATCACCCCAGTGACACTGCAGCCTTGCAGACATCTCGTGCTATTTCCAGCCATGAGCTTTGGGGTGGTTTTTCCTTTGTGGGATAACCATCACATGCGTGAGCTGGAGGttattctgaaaacaaaaatcagcagaaaCAAGAGCAACTGAGCACACGGCTGTTTATAAAGAAGGAACTTGCACTGTTGCTTTCTCCACCTCATTTCATCACCTCACCTGGTGATTGAGGGCCTGCCTGTAGATGCCACTCTGCTGAGGTGCATGACATCCAGCAGGGGATGTACCTTCCCAAGAGCTCCAGCAtccaggcagggccagcaccaCAAAACCACAGCTTATCAGCTTATGCCACCCAAAGCAGCTCCACACAAGTTACTTAATTTCTCTCCAATTATAATAAATAGAAGGACAAACTAAGAACAGGAGCAAAGCCCAGAGCACAGGCTGTTTTAAGCTGAATTAGTCAATCATCAGG
Coding sequences:
- the PCBP3 gene encoding poly(rC)-binding protein 3 isoform X14 yields the protein MESKVSEGGLNVTLTIRLLMHGKEVGSIIGKKGETVKKMREESGARINISEGNCPERIVTITGPTDAIFKAFAMIAYKFEEDITNSMSNSTATSKPPVTLRLVVPASQCGSLIGKGGSKIKEIRESTGAQVQVAGDMLPNSTERAVTISGTPDAIIQCVKQICVVMLEAYTIQGQYAIPHPDLTKLHQLAMQQTPFTPLGQTTPAFPGEKLPLHSSEEAQNLMGQSSGLDASPPASTHELTIPNDLIGCIIGRQGTKINEIRQMSGAQIKIANATEGSSERQITITGTPANISLAQYLINARLTSEVTGMGAL
- the PCBP3 gene encoding poly(rC)-binding protein 3 isoform X7, encoding MESKVSEGGLNVTLTIRLLMHGKEVGSIIGKKGETVKKMREESGARINISEGNCPERIVTITGPTDAIFKAFAMIAYKFEEDITNSMSNSTATSKPPVTLRLVVPASQCGSLIGKGGSKIKEIRESTGAQVQVAGDMLPNSTERAVTISGTPDAIIQCVKQICVVMLESPPKGATIPYRPKPASTPVIFAGGQAYTIQGQYAIPHPDQLTKLHQLAMQQTPFTPLGQTTPAFPGEKLPLHSSEEAQNLMGQSSGLDASPPASTHELTIPNDLIGCIIGRQGTKINEIRQMSGAQIKIANATEGSSERQITITGTPANISLAQYLINASSADPDPHGRNTFTA
- the PCBP3 gene encoding poly(rC)-binding protein 3 isoform X9, which codes for MESKVSEGGLNVTLTIRLLMHGKEVGSIIGKKGETVKKMREESGARINISEGNCPERIVTITGPTDAIFKAFAMIAYKFEEDITNSMSNSTATSKPPVTLRLVVPASQCGSLIGKGGSKIKEIRESTGAQVQVAGDMLPNSTERAVTISGTPDAIIQCVKQICVVMLESPPKGATIPYRPKPASTPVIFAGGQAYTIQGQYAIPHPDLTKLHQLAMQQTPFTPLGQTTPAFPGEKLPLHSSEEAQNLMGQSSGLDASPPASTHELTIPNDLIGCIIGRQGTKINEIRQMSGAQIKIANATEGSSERQITITGTPANISLAQYLINASSADPDPHGRNTFTA
- the PCBP3 gene encoding poly(rC)-binding protein 3 isoform X3, which codes for MESKVSEGGLNVTLTIRLLMHGKEVGSIIGKKGETVKKMREESGARINISEGNCPERIVTITGPTDAIFKAFAMIAYKFEEDITNSMSNSTATSKPPVTLRLVVPASQCGSLIGKGGSKIKEIRESTGAQVQVAGDMLPNSTERAVTISGTPDAIIQCVKQICVVMLESPPKGATIPYRPKPASTPVIFAGGQVRADPLAASTANLSLLLQHQPLPAYTIQGQYAIPHPDQLTKLHQLAMQQTPFTPLGQTTPAFPGEKLPLHSSEEAQNLMGQSSGLDASPPASTHELTIPNDLIGCIIGRQGTKINEIRQMSGAQIKIANATEGSSERQITITGTPANISLAQYLINARLTSEVTGMGAL
- the PCBP3 gene encoding poly(rC)-binding protein 3 isoform X10 gives rise to the protein MESKVSEGGLNVTLTIRLLMHGKEVGSIIGKKGETVKKMREESGARINISEGNCPERIVTITGPTDAIFKAFAMIAYKFEEDITNSMSNSTATSKPPVTLRLVVPASQCGSLIGKGGSKIKEIRESTGAQVQVAGDMLPNSTERAVTISGTPDAIIQCVKQICVVMLESPPKGATIPYRPKPASTPVIFAGGQAYTIQGQYAIPHPDQLTKLHQLAMQQTPFTPLGQTTPAFPGEKLPLHSSEEAQNLMGQSSGLDASPPASTHELTIPNDLIGCIIGRQGTKINEIRQMSGAQIKIANATEGSSERQITITGTPANISLAQYLINARLTSEVTGMGAL
- the PCBP3 gene encoding poly(rC)-binding protein 3 isoform X12 encodes the protein MESKVSEGGLNVTLTIRLLMHGKEVGSIIGKKGETVKKMREESGARINISEGNCPERIVTITGPTDAIFKAFAMIAYKFEEDITNSMSNSTATSKPPVTLRLVVPASQCGSLIGKGGSKIKEIRESTGAQVQVAGDMLPNSTERAVTISGTPDAIIQCVKQICVVMLESPPKGATIPYRPKPASTPVIFAGGQAYTIQGQYAIPHPDQLTKLHQLAMQQTPFTPLGQTTPAFPGLDASPPASTHELTIPNDLIGCIIGRQGTKINEIRQMSGAQIKIANATEGSSERQITITGTPANISLAQYLINARLTSEVTGMGAL
- the PCBP3 gene encoding poly(rC)-binding protein 3 isoform X11, which codes for MESKVSEGGLNVTLTIRLLMHGKEVGSIIGKKGETVKKMREESGARINISEGNCPERIVTITGPTDAIFKAFAMIAYKFEEDITNSMSNSTATSKPPVTLRLVVPASQCGSLIGKGGSKIKEIRESTGAQVQVAGDMLPNSTERAVTISGTPDAIIQCVKQICVVMLESPPKGATIPYRPKPASTPVIFAGGQAYTIQGQYAIPHPDLTKLHQLAMQQTPFTPLGQTTPAFPGEKLPLHSSEEAQNLMGQSSGLDASPPASTHELTIPNDLIGCIIGRQGTKINEIRQMSGAQIKIANATEGSSERQITITGTPANISLAQYLINARLTSEVTGMGAL